One part of the Mariniblastus fucicola genome encodes these proteins:
- a CDS encoding ABC transporter ATP-binding protein yields MSKRYRDFLALDQVSLRIDDGEVFGLLGPNGAGKSTLIRCLLGFLKPSSGTATVDGLDCYLDRVSVHTKLSYLPGDARMYRTMRARSLLKMFAGLREGGSWKDAFDVADRLELDLNRWVGLMSTGMRQKLALAICLSVEAPLLILDEPTANLDPTVRGQVLELIKEAKSRGQTVIFSSHVLSEIEDVCDHVAILKSGKLAFEQSMEDLSWQHRVRATTAIRVADHVHKLDSEERPTIVQNEDRVMIETKGELSPVLKWLAEMPLRNVTVEPVGLRSVYDRIHSAKTVASDRKAEATA; encoded by the coding sequence TTGAGCAAGCGGTATCGCGACTTTCTGGCGCTCGACCAGGTCAGCTTGCGAATCGACGACGGCGAAGTCTTCGGCTTGCTGGGGCCTAACGGTGCCGGCAAATCGACGCTAATTCGTTGCCTGCTGGGCTTTCTGAAACCGAGTTCCGGGACCGCGACGGTCGACGGACTGGATTGCTATCTGGACCGAGTCTCCGTTCACACGAAACTGTCATATTTGCCAGGCGACGCCCGGATGTATCGCACGATGCGAGCCAGAAGTCTGCTGAAGATGTTCGCCGGGCTTCGCGAAGGTGGCTCGTGGAAGGACGCGTTTGATGTCGCCGATCGCCTGGAACTGGACCTCAACCGCTGGGTTGGACTCATGTCGACAGGGATGCGGCAAAAGCTGGCGTTGGCAATCTGCCTGTCCGTCGAAGCTCCGCTGCTGATCCTCGACGAACCGACTGCCAACCTTGACCCAACCGTTCGGGGCCAGGTTTTGGAACTGATCAAGGAAGCAAAATCGCGAGGCCAGACGGTGATCTTTTCGTCACACGTGCTTTCCGAAATTGAAGACGTTTGCGATCACGTCGCGATTCTGAAATCGGGAAAGCTGGCGTTCGAGCAGTCGATGGAGGATCTTTCGTGGCAGCATCGCGTTCGCGCGACGACAGCCATTCGGGTCGCAGACCATGTTCACAAGTTGGACTCCGAGGAACGTCCCACGATCGTGCAGAACGAAGATCGGGTGATGATTGAAACCAAAGGCGAGCTTTCTCCGGTTCTCAAATGGCTGGCGGAGATGCCGCTGCGAAACGTGACCGTCGAGCCAGTCGGTTTGCGTAGCGTTTACGACCGAATACACAGCGCGAAGACAGTTGCCTCCGACCGGAAAGCTGAGGCGACGGCATGA
- a CDS encoding YXWGXW repeat-containing protein: MIKMTTLCPNIATVLTVSVLLVSAAFAQEPGNLIGTNSWGEVPPAIPEVPEVPEDLSILTRGPLHEAFASAHQQDPQSSDLVFKAPPELIDEVPPEYKPEGNNVQWISGYWAWDDSQSDFIWISGIWRDVPPTRRWMPGYWDSEGSGYRWVSGFWTEETQQELGYLPAPPASIDQGPSTVAPSEEYFYVPGNWQFQNNNYRWLAGHWQPVIENWIWVPARYVWTPNGCVYQSGYWDYEFENRGTCFAPVHFTQPIYRTANYSYRPSYAINLNIDFLTHMFVRPRCGHYFYGDWYGSSFNNVSYRPWVSHNSHYRNYDPLLTYYRCRRSSFDSRYNVVQYLARQHNFYIKNRDYRPRPTYKAQHKHARNIEHRHGSRGHGKDYLHKSSYVRTYKDLRKYDEQRRKQSVTNNQNGPKKNSVKKHRKVAEEELRNNRRKMEQRAELQRERKRQEHASQKHRVAKHSNGKIRLQNIPSTREREQDRLSKAKGQTRQPKSNAQRRNSQPERHTQSRGKTRTTQTVTRPSPGKKTAQQEQARRLQEQARRSLQERTRRNQQDSARKAQQEQTRRAQQEQSRRAQQDQAKRAQQEQLRRKQQESLRRAQQQNSRNTTRNTSGKMRMQNIPSVQQREQAARKAQQDSARKAQQQQQAKRAQQEQARRAQQESARRAQQAKARRAQQDAARKSQQDQARRAQQERSRQQAAQRARQQQSQRDAARRAQQKSQQDAARKAKQNKPKPPQESRSSRLRNRSSKKK; encoded by the coding sequence ATGATCAAAATGACGACACTTTGTCCCAATATCGCGACAGTTTTGACGGTTTCCGTTTTGCTCGTCAGCGCTGCTTTTGCGCAAGAACCGGGAAATCTCATTGGAACGAATTCATGGGGAGAGGTTCCGCCAGCGATCCCGGAGGTTCCTGAAGTTCCCGAAGATCTGAGCATTTTGACTCGAGGGCCGCTTCACGAAGCGTTCGCGTCGGCTCATCAGCAAGACCCGCAATCCTCCGATCTGGTTTTCAAAGCTCCGCCAGAGTTGATCGACGAAGTTCCGCCGGAGTACAAGCCAGAAGGAAACAACGTACAGTGGATTTCTGGATACTGGGCTTGGGATGATTCGCAGTCCGATTTCATTTGGATCAGCGGAATCTGGCGCGACGTGCCGCCGACGCGACGTTGGATGCCGGGCTACTGGGACTCGGAAGGTTCCGGATATCGTTGGGTGTCAGGATTTTGGACTGAAGAAACCCAGCAGGAACTTGGCTACTTGCCAGCGCCGCCGGCTTCGATAGATCAGGGACCGTCAACGGTTGCGCCAAGCGAAGAATATTTCTACGTTCCAGGCAACTGGCAATTTCAGAACAACAACTATCGCTGGTTGGCCGGACATTGGCAGCCCGTTATCGAAAACTGGATCTGGGTTCCGGCGCGTTATGTCTGGACTCCCAACGGTTGCGTCTATCAGTCCGGCTACTGGGATTATGAGTTTGAAAACCGCGGCACCTGCTTTGCGCCCGTCCATTTCACTCAGCCAATTTACCGAACTGCGAACTATAGCTACCGTCCGTCGTACGCGATCAATCTGAACATTGACTTTTTGACTCACATGTTCGTTCGCCCCCGCTGCGGCCACTACTTTTACGGAGACTGGTACGGATCGAGCTTCAACAACGTCAGCTACCGTCCCTGGGTTTCGCACAACAGTCACTATCGTAATTACGATCCGTTGTTGACCTACTACCGTTGTCGCCGATCATCGTTTGATAGCCGTTACAACGTCGTTCAGTATCTTGCTCGACAACACAACTTCTATATCAAAAACCGCGATTACCGGCCCCGTCCGACTTACAAGGCTCAGCACAAACATGCGAGAAACATTGAACATCGACATGGGAGCCGGGGACATGGCAAGGACTACCTTCACAAATCAAGCTACGTTCGAACTTACAAGGATCTGCGAAAGTATGACGAACAACGCCGAAAGCAATCGGTCACGAACAACCAGAATGGCCCAAAAAAGAACAGCGTAAAGAAACATCGCAAAGTCGCGGAAGAGGAACTGCGCAACAATCGTCGCAAGATGGAACAGCGTGCCGAGTTGCAACGTGAACGTAAGCGTCAAGAACATGCTTCGCAGAAGCATCGAGTCGCGAAGCATTCCAACGGCAAGATTCGGCTCCAGAATATTCCGTCGACGAGAGAACGTGAACAGGATCGATTGAGCAAGGCGAAAGGACAGACGCGTCAACCGAAGTCGAATGCACAGCGTCGCAATTCGCAACCCGAACGTCACACCCAAAGTCGAGGAAAGACGCGTACGACGCAAACGGTAACGCGACCCTCTCCAGGAAAGAAAACGGCTCAGCAGGAGCAGGCGCGACGTCTCCAGGAACAGGCTCGACGCTCCCTGCAGGAGCGAACGCGGCGGAACCAACAGGACTCCGCCCGTAAAGCTCAGCAAGAACAAACCCGACGGGCTCAGCAAGAACAATCGCGACGGGCTCAACAGGACCAAGCCAAGCGGGCTCAACAGGAACAGCTGCGCAGGAAGCAACAGGAAAGCCTTCGCAGAGCCCAGCAACAAAATTCGCGTAACACCACACGGAACACCAGCGGGAAGATGCGGATGCAAAACATCCCGTCGGTCCAACAGCGTGAACAGGCGGCTCGAAAGGCTCAGCAAGATTCGGCCCGCAAAGCACAACAACAGCAACAGGCAAAACGTGCTCAACAGGAACAGGCGCGAAGAGCTCAGCAAGAAAGCGCCCGCCGCGCCCAGCAAGCGAAAGCGCGACGTGCCCAGCAGGATGCCGCTCGAAAGTCGCAGCAAGATCAGGCGAGACGTGCGCAACAGGAGCGCTCCAGGCAGCAAGCCGCTCAACGTGCTCGACAACAGCAATCGCAACGCGACGCAGCTCGTCGGGCTCAGCAAAAGTCTCAGCAGGATGCCGCTCGAAAAGCGAAGCAGAATAAGCCAAAGCCACCTCAGGAAAGCAGGTCCAGTCGGCTCAGAAACCGGTCGTCCAAAAAGAAATAG
- a CDS encoding ABC transporter permease subunit — MNVNQALRRKYFAESWLLWLSIAIGIAIFCWVRVHVVGEFDTSQFKQIVDLLPQDWRKFSSVDFDWLVSYLGRTALTLDEPMLLMLICSWCIVRGSDVVSGELGRGTMEMLLAQPVSRMKIWWTHALWTFMGMVGLVAVTWLFMAIGIWTTSVEETTYLELNFGVTQIPLTFAEPVTNTVEMSSHVNPMMFLPGVVNLFSLCFFLGGFSAWCSSMDRFRWRTLGIVAGFYFLQGGMKVLAMASESWSWIRFISVFGYYGPANSIETAQKNVWDCFTFFKFGSQGQFMPAPLLNNLLLIALGVALYYFGSRIFKTRDLPAPI, encoded by the coding sequence ATGAATGTGAACCAGGCACTACGCCGAAAGTACTTTGCGGAATCGTGGCTGTTGTGGCTGTCGATCGCGATCGGTATCGCCATCTTTTGTTGGGTCCGCGTCCATGTCGTCGGCGAGTTCGACACGTCGCAATTCAAACAGATCGTGGATTTATTGCCGCAGGACTGGCGGAAATTTTCGTCGGTCGATTTCGACTGGCTGGTTTCTTATCTTGGCCGAACTGCGCTGACGCTGGATGAACCGATGCTGCTGATGTTGATTTGTAGCTGGTGCATCGTCCGCGGTTCGGATGTCGTCAGCGGTGAACTTGGCCGTGGCACGATGGAGATGCTGTTGGCTCAGCCCGTCAGTCGCATGAAAATCTGGTGGACGCACGCGCTGTGGACTTTCATGGGAATGGTTGGACTGGTCGCCGTCACGTGGCTGTTCATGGCGATCGGAATCTGGACGACCAGCGTCGAAGAAACGACCTATCTGGAACTGAACTTTGGCGTGACTCAAATTCCGCTGACGTTCGCCGAACCGGTGACGAATACGGTCGAGATGTCGAGCCACGTAAACCCGATGATGTTTCTTCCAGGCGTCGTGAACCTGTTTTCTCTATGCTTCTTTCTGGGCGGATTTTCGGCGTGGTGTTCGTCGATGGATCGATTTCGTTGGCGGACTCTGGGGATCGTTGCCGGATTTTATTTTCTGCAAGGCGGCATGAAAGTGTTGGCCATGGCATCAGAGTCCTGGTCGTGGATCCGTTTCATTTCGGTGTTCGGATACTACGGACCGGCTAACTCAATTGAGACGGCTCAAAAGAACGTGTGGGATTGCTTCACGTTTTTCAAGTTCGGTTCGCAAGGACAATTCATGCCAGCGCCGCTTCTGAACAATCTGCTTTTGATTGCTCTCGGAGTTGCCCTCTACTACTTTGGCAGCCGCATTTTCAAAACGCGTGACTTGCCCGCGCCGATCTGA
- a CDS encoding PEP-CTERM sorting domain-containing protein (PEP-CTERM proteins occur, often in large numbers, in the proteomes of bacteria that also encode an exosortase, a predicted intramembrane cysteine proteinase. The presence of a PEP-CTERM domain at a protein's C-terminus predicts cleavage within the sorting domain, followed by covalent anchoring to some some component of the (usually Gram-negative) cell surface. Many PEP-CTERM proteins exhibit an unusual sequence composition that includes large numbers of potential glycosylation sites. Expression of one such protein has been shown restore the ability of a bacterium to form floc, a type of biofilm.), translating into MKQFFLTAVAVALGLVAQTAQADLVVTADNLDLRATVISGGANQAPNFGSIDFAPGFTPAQNNSESEDIVLRWSDLDLVGGTATGSDFIDFTFNVTVSSGAGNINFNGQGLRPNTWQPGETLTLSFVSATASAAGTVVFDGFTDAGFGTSGNASTADGSSATATVNGVSITNTMDGTGAYQYKNQDAGGFAASNSVVWNLVSEVDAGGGPIAESWTRNVDFGMTFTSVPEPSSLALIGLVGGMIALRRRR; encoded by the coding sequence ATGAAACAGTTTTTTCTGACTGCAGTCGCAGTCGCTTTGGGGCTGGTCGCTCAGACAGCTCAAGCGGACCTGGTTGTCACCGCTGACAACCTGGATCTTCGAGCCACTGTAATTTCTGGCGGGGCTAATCAAGCGCCCAACTTTGGCTCAATCGACTTTGCGCCAGGATTCACTCCTGCACAGAATAATTCTGAAAGCGAAGACATTGTCCTTCGCTGGTCAGATTTGGATTTGGTCGGTGGCACTGCTACTGGTTCGGATTTCATTGATTTCACCTTCAACGTCACCGTCTCTTCCGGAGCCGGCAACATCAACTTCAATGGTCAGGGACTGCGTCCGAACACCTGGCAACCGGGGGAAACGCTGACTCTTTCTTTTGTTTCTGCGACAGCGAGTGCCGCCGGAACGGTTGTTTTTGACGGCTTTACTGACGCTGGTTTTGGTACTTCGGGTAACGCAAGTACAGCTGATGGATCGTCGGCGACGGCGACAGTCAATGGCGTTTCGATTACAAACACGATGGACGGCACAGGCGCTTATCAGTACAAGAATCAGGATGCTGGAGGCTTCGCAGCGTCGAACTCGGTCGTGTGGAATCTGGTTTCCGAAGTGGATGCTGGAGGTGGGCCAATCGCGGAATCGTGGACTCGCAACGTCGATTTCGGAATGACGTTCACTTCTGTGCCTGAGCCATCGTCATTGGCTTTGATCGGATTGGTCGGAGGAATGATTGCCCTGCGTCGTCGCAGATAG
- a CDS encoding PleD family two-component system response regulator, whose protein sequence is MTTVLDIGNCNADHFFITTMLKSNFDANVLRAHGADDALTTLEENEVDLIMINRLLDVDHSEGMDVFRKIKSNPKFESIPAMLITNFDDHQKAAMEEGAVQGFGKSALTSDSVVAVVKDALSSS, encoded by the coding sequence ATGACAACTGTACTGGATATTGGAAACTGCAACGCGGATCACTTCTTTATCACGACAATGCTAAAGTCCAACTTCGACGCCAATGTTTTACGCGCACACGGAGCCGATGACGCGTTGACAACGCTGGAGGAAAACGAAGTTGATCTGATCATGATCAATCGATTGCTGGACGTCGACCACAGCGAAGGTATGGATGTATTCCGAAAGATCAAATCGAATCCAAAGTTTGAAAGTATCCCGGCGATGCTGATCACGAATTTCGACGATCATCAGAAAGCTGCGATGGAAGAAGGCGCCGTCCAGGGGTTCGGCAAGTCAGCACTGACTTCCGATTCGGTGGTCGCGGTCGTGAAAGACGCGCTTTCGTCGAGCTGA
- a CDS encoding sugar phosphate isomerase/epimerase family protein, producing MFVAATTQCYPDMPLSETIEKLAHLEFSHIELGVYESGNHLKPSDIKNNFDQALKTCLNTHRLVVTGLDLQIEDPGEEYYVTFTKCCELAKAAKIVSLTVRASEHGTPFNEEVERYKRLVKIADVHGVRVGMRTEVGRLSADVDTVSVICGHVKGMGLAMDPSHYHFGNPEPPNYEKLMPYVHNVYLRDSTPEQLQVRVGQGIIDYGRLINLLRKEGFRRTLCVDIQPQVDVDHDGELRKLRLLLESLVLI from the coding sequence GTGTTTGTTGCCGCAACTACGCAATGCTACCCCGACATGCCGCTTTCCGAGACAATCGAAAAGCTGGCCCACCTCGAATTCTCACACATTGAACTGGGAGTTTACGAGAGCGGTAACCATCTGAAGCCGTCGGATATCAAGAATAATTTCGATCAGGCACTCAAGACGTGTCTCAACACGCATCGCCTGGTCGTGACCGGCCTGGATCTGCAGATTGAGGATCCGGGAGAAGAGTATTACGTCACGTTCACGAAGTGCTGCGAGTTGGCCAAGGCCGCGAAGATTGTTTCGCTGACCGTCCGTGCCAGCGAACACGGCACACCGTTCAACGAGGAAGTCGAACGTTACAAACGACTGGTCAAAATCGCTGATGTGCACGGTGTCCGTGTCGGAATGCGAACCGAAGTCGGACGGCTGTCGGCTGATGTGGATACGGTTTCCGTCATCTGCGGGCATGTCAAAGGCATGGGCTTGGCGATGGATCCAAGTCATTATCACTTTGGCAATCCGGAACCACCGAATTACGAAAAGCTGATGCCGTACGTGCACAATGTCTACTTGCGGGACTCAACGCCGGAGCAGCTTCAGGTGCGCGTTGGACAGGGAATCATCGACTACGGTCGGCTGATTAATTTGCTTCGCAAAGAAGGTTTTCGCAGGACTCTGTGCGTTGATATTCAGCCTCAAGTCGACGTTGATCACGACGGCGAACTCCGGAAGCTCAGGCTGTTGCTTGAAAGCCTGGTGCTGATTTAG